One window from the genome of Dermacentor silvarum isolate Dsil-2018 chromosome 5, BIME_Dsil_1.4, whole genome shotgun sequence encodes:
- the LOC119454144 gene encoding solute carrier family 2, facilitated glucose transporter member 8, whose amino-acid sequence MTLPRTPSDPSMVASAHEQPQPQPQLQLQPQQKPAPGSPGNAAMEALRRWRPAVKGATPTVAPDDPAAGGRHERAMMVALLVNMSAGMALGYASVSMPRIELEIWYSLQRSAPHKEWVANVLLLGAAAGALLSGLLLHLLGPRRTLMLSAFGLINAWICVVVSNSVTMLLIGRVTCGIWLGVSTNSVSLYVCDVAPPAKRTFYGALTEVAVSLGMLAAYVLGGLAWQMSAIVFTLAPVPVFLLHNYIIESPRWFVTKGRYRDSNTAMVRLYGDDVPTDFRFSRTGEDSNISTVGRQKVARMLSVCLLLNLLQSLSCAQLVLLHAVQVVGPLVDVMAPQEAACLVLATHVSCATLFAALTRFIGRRQLLIVSAVLVAGVLSTMRPFDYVVFSQWSPSPATTTRWDALCSVCLLVLTYSIGLCHVPPLVISELLPLKGWRYLSASFVWVWRWLVAFVMVHFDQELLRAGDFKSLSLAFGLALLLVAAAAVPFVPETEGRTLADIHRDE is encoded by the exons ATGACTCTTCCCAGGACGCCGAGCGACCCTTCGATGGTTGCTTCCGCACACGAGCAGCCGCAGCCGCAGCCGCAGCTGCAGCTGCAGCCGCAGCAGAAGCCAGCGCCAGGCTCACCCGGCAATGCCGCCATGGAGGCGCTACGTCGCTGGCGTCCCGCGGTCAAGGGCGCCACGCCCACAGTGGCCCCGGACGACCCGGCCGCTGGGGGCCGCCACGAGCGTGCCATGATGGTCGCCCTGCTGGTCAACATGTCGGCGGGCATGGCGCTGGGCTACGCCTCCGTGTCCATGCCCCGTATCGAGCTCGAGATCTGGTACAGCCTGCAGCGCAGTGCGCCCCACAAGGAGTGGGTCGCCAACGTCCTGCTTCTCGGGGCTGCCGCTGGAGCGCTGCTCTCCG GGCTTCTGCTCCACCTACTGGGCCCCAGAAGAACGCTGATGCTGTCCGCCTTCGGCCTAATCAACGCCTGGATATGCGTCGTCGTGTCCAACAGCGTCACCATGCTGTTGATCGGCCGCGTAACGTGCGGCATCTGGCTCGGCGTCTCCACCAACTCCGTGAGCCTCTACGTCTGCGACGTGGCTCCCCCGGCAAAGAGGACCTTCTATGGCGCGCTCACCGAG GTGGCCGTGAGCTTGGGCATGCTAGCGGCCTACGTGCTGGGTGGTCTCGCGTGGCAGATGTCGGCGATCGTGTTCACGCTGGCGCCGGTGCCAGTGTTTCTGCTGCACAACTACATCATCGAGAGCCCGCGCTGGTTTGTGACCAAAGGCCGCTACCGTGACTCAAACACGGCCATGGTGCGGCTTTACGGCGACGACGTGCCCACAGACTTCAGGTTCAGCAGGACGGGCGAGGATTCAAACATCTCTACAGTTGGCCGACAAAAGGTGGCCAG GATGCTGTCGGTGTGCCTTCTGCTGAACCTGCTGCAGAGCCTGTCGTGCGCGCAGCTCGTGCTGCTGCACGCCGTGCAGGTGGTGGGCCCCCTGGTGGACGTGATGGCACCGCAGGAGGCAGCCTGCCTGGTGCTCGCCACGCACGTCAGCTGCGCGACCCTGTTCGCCGCCCTGACCCGCTTCATAGGCCGCCGCCAGCTGCTCATCGTCTCGGCAGTACTGGTCGCCGGCGTCCTGTCCACCATGCGTCCGTTCGATTACGTCGTCTTCAG CCAGTGGTCGCCCAGCCCGGCCACCACAACCAGGTGGGACGCGTTGTGCTCCGTCTGCCTGCTGGTGCTGACCTACTCGATCGGCCTGTGTCACGTGCCTCCGCTGGTGATCAGCGAGCTGCTGCCCTTGAAGGGGTGGCGCTACCTGAGCGCCTCGTTCGTCTGGGTCTGGCGCTGGCTGGTCGCCTTCGTGATGGTCCACTTCGACCAGGAGCTGCTCAGGGCCGGCGACTTCAAGAGCCTGTCGCTGGCGTTCGGCCTGGCGTTGCTGCTCGTTGCCGCAGCCGCTGTTCCCTTCGTGCCGGAGACCGAAGGTCGCACGCTGGCCGACATTCACCGCGACGAGTGA